A genomic region of Elephas maximus indicus isolate mEleMax1 chromosome 10, mEleMax1 primary haplotype, whole genome shotgun sequence contains the following coding sequences:
- the IRF9 gene encoding interferon regulatory factor 9 isoform X2 has product MASGKARCTRKLRNWVVEQVESGKFPGVCWDDEAKTMFRIPWKHAGKQDFREDQDAAFFKAWAIFKGKYKEGNSEGPATWKTRLRCALNKSSEFQEVPERGRMDGAEPYKVYRLLPPGTLLAEPGTQKSPSKRHHSSESSDREEDESPAKSHVLSPFLLQDPFNNERGTSGGADHSDTGSSGSSSSGSSSSGSSGSNSNSPKPQEGTDTTEAPFEGDQASVEFVLPPDLDYSLLLTFIYNGRVVGETQVHTLDCRLVAEPSDSQSSMKQVVFPKADPLEPTQRVLSQLKRGVLMASNPKGLFVQRLCPIPISWDAPQTPPGPGPHLLPSNECVELFKTAYFYRDLARYNQGLGPPPKFQVTLNFWEESSDPSQNPQSLITVQMEQAFARHLLERTMPEEQAATLPLSLEDPPAFPSLFFLSPLNRNILHTGDLNSSVIILGDCL; this is encoded by the exons ATGGCATCAGGCAAGGCACGCTGCACCCGAAAGCTCCGGAACTGGGTGGTGGAGCAGGTGGAGAGTGGCAAGTTCCCTGGGGTATGCTGGGATGATGAAGCTAAAACCATGTTCCGGATTCCCTGGAAGCATGCAGGCAAGCAAGACTTCCGGGAGGACCAGGATGCTGCCTTCTTCAAG GCCTGGGCGATATTCAAGGGAAAGTACAAGGAGGGAAACTCAGAAGGCCCTGCCACCTGGAAGACTCGCCTGCGCTGTGCCCTCAACAAGAGTTCTGAATTTCAGGAGGTCCCTGAGAGGGGCCGTATGGATGGGGCTGAGCCCTACAAGGTGTATCGGTTGCTGCCACCAGGAACCCTCCTTG CGGAGCCAGGCACCCAAAAATCCCCATCAAAGCGACACCACAGTTCCGAGTCCTCGGACAGGGAGGAGGATGAGAGTCCCGCGAAGAGCCACGTACTCAGCCCCTTCTTGCTTCAGGACCCCTTCAATAAT GAGAGGGGAACCAGTGGGGGAGCAGACCATTCAGACACTGGGAGCAGCGGCAGCAgtagcagcggcagcagcagtaGTGGCAGCAGCGGCAGCAACAGCAACAGCCCTAAGCCTCAGGAAG GCACAGACACAACTGAGGCCCCCTTTGAAGGGGATCAGGCATCTGTGGAATTCGTGCTCCCTCCAGACTTAG ACTACTCGCTGCTGCTCACCTTCATCTACAATGGGCGCGTGGTTGGGGAGACCCAGGTGCACACCCTGGACTGCCGCCTTGTGGCTGAGCCCTCGGATTCCCAGAGCAGCATGAAGCAAGTGGTTTTCCCCAAGGCTGACCCACTGGAGCCCACACAGCGCGTGCTGAGCCAGCTCAAGAGGGGCGTCCTGATGGCCAGCAACCCCAAAGGCCTCTTCGTGCAGCGCCTCTGCCCCATCCCCATCTCCTGGGATGCGCCCCAGACCCCACCTGGTCCAGGCCCACATCTGCTGCCCAGCAATGAGTGCGTGGAGCTCTTCAAAACAGCCTACTTCTACAGAG ACTTGGCCAGGTACAACCAGGGCCTGGGCCCCCCACCCAAGTTCCAGGTGACCCTGAATTTCTGGGAGGAAAGTTCTGACCCTAGCCAAAACCCACAGAGTCTTATTACAGTGCAG ATGGAGCAAGCCTTTGCCCGACATTTGCTGGAGAGGACAATGCCAGAGGAGCAGGCAGCCACTCTGCCCCTGAGCCTGGAGGATCCCCCCGCCTTcccatctcttttcttcctctctcctttaaACAGAAACATTCTCCACACTGGTGACCTGAACTCCTCTGTGATAATTCTCGGTGATTGTCTGTGA
- the REC8 gene encoding meiotic recombination protein REC8 homolog yields the protein MFYYPNVLQRHTGCFATIWLAATRGSRLVKREYLKVNVVKTCEEILNYVLVRVEPPQPGLPRPRFSLYLSAQLQIGVIRVYCQQCQYLVEDIQHILERLHRAQMQIRIDMAEAELPSLLLPSRLAMMETLEDAPDPFFGMMAVEPRLPSPFEIPQIRRLLEAVTPERVLEEIPPEVPPELREPERMLGIVPSPEVITLLEAEPIQILQIEGERELPEVSRRELDLLLAEEDEAILLEERRARLALEVSKEELRALEGEIIVPRLSPPAPARVERAVEPLPGELLGPEELKLVPWEPTALPIEVTPPLVLRLPAPPSPERKRPPAPPPPEGPPARRRRRQLLFWDKETQISREKFQEQLQTKAHCWECPMVQPPERMTMTPADLFRTPALPGRLPPELLAFWTRCAQLPPRVLRRRPLWELEEEAAAEVERRIEAPSAIEVLREALEPSGPLVLPSEISLEAAEEEKPRVSLIPPEERWAWPEAEPEALALPVVPELPEMPVEMPLELPPEPELLSPEAVHRAVALELQANREPDFSSLVPPLSPRKTAARVFYLLLVLSAQRILHVEQEKPYGRLLIQPGPRFHSG from the exons ATGTTCTACTACCCCAACGTGCTTCAGCGCCACACAGGCTGCTTCGCCACAATCTG GCTGGCAGCTACGCGCGGCAGCCGCTTGGTGAAGCGGGAATACCTCAAGGTGAACGTTGTGAAGACCTG TGAGGAAATCCTCAATTACGTGTTGGTTCGAGTGGAGCCCCCGCAGCCTGGCCTGCCGCGGCCCCGGTTCTCCCTCTATCTCTCAGCCCAGCTTCAGATCGGCGTGATCCGGGTCTACTGCCAACAATGCCAGTACCTTGTGG AGGACATCCAGCACATCCTGGAGCGGCTGCATCGTGCCCAGATGCAGATCCGCATTGATATGGCAGAGGCTGAACT ACCCAGCCTGCTGCTGCCTAGCCGCCTGGCCATGATGGAGACCCTGGAAGATGCTCCTGACCCCTTTTTTGGGATGATGGCTGTGGAACCCAGACTTCCCAGCCCCTTTGAGATCCCTCAG ATTCGACGCCTCTTAGAGGCCGTGACCCCAGAGAGAGTTCTTGAGGAGATCCCTCCTGAAGTCCCTCCAGAGCTCAGGGAGCCAG AAAGGATGCTGGGTATTGTGCCCTCTCCCGAGGTCATCACCCTCCTGGAGGCAGAGCCCATACAAATCTTGCAGATAGAG GGTGAACGGGAGCTCCCTGAGGTCAGCCGCCGAGAACTTGACCTGCTGTTGGCTGAGGAAGATGAAGCGATCTTATTAGAGGAGCGTAGGGCCCGCCTAGCACTGGAAG TGTCCAAGGAGGAGCTCCGAGCCCTGGAGGGTGAAATCATAGTCCCCCGGCTCTCACCTCCAGCTCCTGCACG GGTGGAAAGGGCAGTAGAGCCCCTTCCGGGCGAGTTGCTGGGCCCTGAGGAGCTGAAGCTGGTGCCTTGGGAGCCCACGGCTCTACCCATCG AGGTGACCCCTCCCCTGGTGCTGCGTCTGCCGGCCCCACCCAGTCCAGAG CGGAAGAGACCCCCAGCCCCCCCACCTCCTGAGGGCCCACCTGCTCGCCGCCGCCGTCGCCAGCTACTGTTCTGGGACAAGGAGACTCAGATCTCCCGAGAGAAATTCCAGgagcagctgcaaaccaaagccCACTGTTGGGAATGT CCCATGGTGCAGCCTCCTGAGAGGATGACCATGACCCCAGCCGACCTGTTCCGAACTCCAGCTCTCC CTGGCAGGCTACCCCCAGAACTACTGGCTTTCTGGACCCGCTGTGCCCAGCTGCCCCCAAGAGTGCTCAGACGCAGGCCGCTCTGGGAGCTTGAAGAGGAGGCAGCGgctgaggtggaaaggaggatcGAAGCTCCGAGTGCTATCGAG GTCCTGAGGGAGGCCCTGGAGCCCAGTGGTCCCCTCGTGCTGCCTTCAG AGATCTCCCTAGAAGCTGCTGAGGAGGAGAAGCCCCGCGTTAGCCTCATCCCACCCGAAGAGCGGTG GGCCTGGCCTGAGGCGGAACCAGAGGCCCTTGCATTGCCCGTGGTGCCTGAACTCCCTGAGATGCCAGTGGAGATGCCTTTGGAGCTGCCCCCGGAGCCTGAGCTGCTCTCGCCGGAGGCCGTGCACAG GGCAGTGGCACTGGAGCTGCAGGCCAACCGGGAGCCTGACTTCAGCAGCCTGGTGCCACCTCTCAGTCCCCGCAAGACGGCTGCTCGGGTTTTCTATCTGCTCCTGG TGCTCTCAGCACAGCGGATTCTTCATGTGGAACAAGAGAAGCCATATGGGCGCCTCTTGATCCAGCCGGGACCCCGATTCCACAGCGGTTAG
- the IRF9 gene encoding interferon regulatory factor 9 isoform X1, producing the protein MASGKARCTRKLRNWVVEQVESGKFPGVCWDDEAKTMFRIPWKHAGKQDFREDQDAAFFKAWAIFKGKYKEGNSEGPATWKTRLRCALNKSSEFQEVPERGRMDGAEPYKVYRLLPPGTLLGPDPSLPSQQCSTAEPGTQKSPSKRHHSSESSDREEDESPAKSHVLSPFLLQDPFNNERGTSGGADHSDTGSSGSSSSGSSSSGSSGSNSNSPKPQEGTDTTEAPFEGDQASVEFVLPPDLDYSLLLTFIYNGRVVGETQVHTLDCRLVAEPSDSQSSMKQVVFPKADPLEPTQRVLSQLKRGVLMASNPKGLFVQRLCPIPISWDAPQTPPGPGPHLLPSNECVELFKTAYFYRDLARYNQGLGPPPKFQVTLNFWEESSDPSQNPQSLITVQMEQAFARHLLERTMPEEQAATLPLSLEDPPAFPSLFFLSPLNRNILHTGDLNSSVIILGDCL; encoded by the exons ATGGCATCAGGCAAGGCACGCTGCACCCGAAAGCTCCGGAACTGGGTGGTGGAGCAGGTGGAGAGTGGCAAGTTCCCTGGGGTATGCTGGGATGATGAAGCTAAAACCATGTTCCGGATTCCCTGGAAGCATGCAGGCAAGCAAGACTTCCGGGAGGACCAGGATGCTGCCTTCTTCAAG GCCTGGGCGATATTCAAGGGAAAGTACAAGGAGGGAAACTCAGAAGGCCCTGCCACCTGGAAGACTCGCCTGCGCTGTGCCCTCAACAAGAGTTCTGAATTTCAGGAGGTCCCTGAGAGGGGCCGTATGGATGGGGCTGAGCCCTACAAGGTGTATCGGTTGCTGCCACCAGGAACCCTCCTTG GCCCTGACCCGTCTCTCCCGTCCCAACAATGTTCCACAGCGGAGCCAGGCACCCAAAAATCCCCATCAAAGCGACACCACAGTTCCGAGTCCTCGGACAGGGAGGAGGATGAGAGTCCCGCGAAGAGCCACGTACTCAGCCCCTTCTTGCTTCAGGACCCCTTCAATAAT GAGAGGGGAACCAGTGGGGGAGCAGACCATTCAGACACTGGGAGCAGCGGCAGCAgtagcagcggcagcagcagtaGTGGCAGCAGCGGCAGCAACAGCAACAGCCCTAAGCCTCAGGAAG GCACAGACACAACTGAGGCCCCCTTTGAAGGGGATCAGGCATCTGTGGAATTCGTGCTCCCTCCAGACTTAG ACTACTCGCTGCTGCTCACCTTCATCTACAATGGGCGCGTGGTTGGGGAGACCCAGGTGCACACCCTGGACTGCCGCCTTGTGGCTGAGCCCTCGGATTCCCAGAGCAGCATGAAGCAAGTGGTTTTCCCCAAGGCTGACCCACTGGAGCCCACACAGCGCGTGCTGAGCCAGCTCAAGAGGGGCGTCCTGATGGCCAGCAACCCCAAAGGCCTCTTCGTGCAGCGCCTCTGCCCCATCCCCATCTCCTGGGATGCGCCCCAGACCCCACCTGGTCCAGGCCCACATCTGCTGCCCAGCAATGAGTGCGTGGAGCTCTTCAAAACAGCCTACTTCTACAGAG ACTTGGCCAGGTACAACCAGGGCCTGGGCCCCCCACCCAAGTTCCAGGTGACCCTGAATTTCTGGGAGGAAAGTTCTGACCCTAGCCAAAACCCACAGAGTCTTATTACAGTGCAG ATGGAGCAAGCCTTTGCCCGACATTTGCTGGAGAGGACAATGCCAGAGGAGCAGGCAGCCACTCTGCCCCTGAGCCTGGAGGATCCCCCCGCCTTcccatctcttttcttcctctctcctttaaACAGAAACATTCTCCACACTGGTGACCTGAACTCCTCTGTGATAATTCTCGGTGATTGTCTGTGA